GCCGCGCCGACGGCGACGGGAAGCGGCCGGTTGCGGTTCGACAAGGCCAGCGGCCCGGCCCAGACCGCGTCCACCAGCTCGGCGAAGGCGTTGCCCTGCCGCAGCGTCTCCTCGCGCCGCTCGTGCGAGGGGCCGAGGGCGAGGCCGAGGTCGGAGAGGGTGTCGAGCGCATCCGCGTCGCCGGCCTGCGCGGCACGCCAGGCGTGCGCGGCGAGGATCGCGTCGGCGCGCCCCGCCCCGTCCCGCAGCGCCGTCGTGAGGGCGCTCAGCGTGGCGGCGGCGTCGCCCAGGCCGCCGGTCTCGAACAGCGTCTCCAGGCCGTGCGAGTAGGAGAAGGCGCCGATCGGGCACGACGGCGAGAACCACGTCAGCAGCAGCGCCAGATCCGGCGACGCGGCCGTCCCCTCGGCGCCCTCGGCGGGCTGATCAGTCATGCGGGTGGCTGTGCGGGCGGTGGGAGGCGTGGCCGTGCGGGTGATCGCCGTGGTGGTCGTCAGACGCATCATCGTGGTGATGATGGCCATGGCCGCCGCCGTCGTGATAGGCGCCGACCTCTGGGTCAAACGGCGCGCGCAGCGGGTGGACCGTGCCGCCGAGCCGCTGCACCATCGCCTCCAGCACGTGGTCGCGGCGGATGCGCAGCGTGCCCCCGAGGACGGCGGTCGGCGTGTGGCGGTTGCCCAGATGCCAGGCAAGGCGCGTGACGGTGGCCGCATCCGGTGCGGTGATGTCGACGACGTCCTCCGGGTCGGCCTCGATGGCGAGGATGCGCCCATCGTCGAGCGCCAGACGGTCGCCGCCGCGCAGGCGCGTCGCCTCGGCGAGATCGAACAGCACGCGCTCGCCCTCCACGCTCTCCACCACCAGACGGCGGCGGAAGCGGTCGTCGTAACCGAGGCGCACCGTCAGTGCCGGCACTCCCTCGCCCGCGGGCAACAGGGTGTGGGCACGGATCATCGCCGCCCCTCTCGTCCAGGGGCGGCGGCGCGGTCAGTCGCCGGCGCGGGTCGGGGGCGGCAGCGGGTCGCTGGCGGGGAAGCTCTCGTCGAGCGCTTCGTCGAGTTCGTCGTCGTCGAAATCGCAGGTCGCCTCGTCATGGCCGGGGGCATCATCTTCGGTCTTGGGTTTGGCGCTGTCGCGCGGATCGTCCATCATGGTGTACCCCTTCAGTCAGCAGCGAAACGGTCGACGGTGCGGAAGGGTTGCAATGGCACGGCGCCGCCTTTCGCCCCCATCCCGCCGGACCCCGCGCGGGACCGGGAGCTCGGAGCAGCAAGGCCCGCTCCGCGCCCGCTATTGCTTGCTACAGTCCCACTCTTCGCCCTTCGAGTTGCGCACGCGGATCATCTCCGGAGAGGCGCGGACGATGTCGAACGAGGCGCCTTGCGCCTTCATGCCCGCCACGACCTGCGCCTGCTGCTCGTCCGAGGCCGACGCCCCGTTCACCACCATCTTGTCGATGTCGACGGCCGCGAACGCGATCGCGATCGTCTCCCCGTCGACGGCATAGGTCCCGGTCGCGGTCGTATCCATCTCCAGGAAGCCTTCCTTGTCGGCGTGCATCCCGACCGTCGCCGCGTCGTCGGCGCCGAACTCGAGCATCACCGTGCGAAACGAGCCCGCGTTGCAGCTCCAGGATCCCA
This portion of the Acuticoccus sp. I52.16.1 genome encodes:
- a CDS encoding urease accessory protein UreE, with translation MIRAHTLLPAGEGVPALTVRLGYDDRFRRRLVVESVEGERVLFDLAEATRLRGGDRLALDDGRILAIEADPEDVVDITAPDAATVTRLAWHLGNRHTPTAVLGGTLRIRRDHVLEAMVQRLGGTVHPLRAPFDPEVGAYHDGGGHGHHHHDDASDDHHGDHPHGHASHRPHSHPHD
- a CDS encoding urease accessory protein UreF, which codes for MAIITTMMRLTTTTAITRTATPPTARTATRMTDQPAEGAEGTAASPDLALLLTWFSPSCPIGAFSYSHGLETLFETGGLGDAAATLSALTTALRDGAGRADAILAAHAWRAAQAGDADALDTLSDLGLALGPSHERREETLRQGNAFAELVDAVWAGPLALSNRNRPLPVAVGAAGAMQGLPLRPLLVAALHGFAANLVSAAVRLVPLGQTDGQRITAALLPVAVDIAAAAEHAPLDAIHSAAIGLDIAAMGHEVQRVRLFRS